Proteins encoded together in one Gadus chalcogrammus isolate NIFS_2021 chromosome 18, NIFS_Gcha_1.0, whole genome shotgun sequence window:
- the map2k4b gene encoding dual specificity mitogen-activated protein kinase kinase 4b isoform X1, which translates to MATPCPNSNSTSPSSTAGPQHFHTKTHNLTTVSSSMQDSTTCWRCQNETGIQISLSGVPQSKRKALKLNFANPPVKPATRLPLHPPAAPSFQNPHIERLRTHSIESSGKLKIAGEQHCDFTAEDLGDLGEIGRGAYGSVNKMVHKPTGQIMAVKRIRSTVDEKEQKQLLMDLDVVMRSSDCVYIVQFYGALFREGDCWICMELMSTSFDKFYKYVYCALEDVIPEEILGKITLATVKALNHLKEYLKIIHRDIKPSNILMDRGGNIKLCDFGISGQLVDSIAKTRDAGCRPYMAPERIDPSASRQGYDVRSDVWSLGITLYELATGRFPYPKWNSVFDQLTQVVKGEPPQLSSSDEREFSPKFINFVNLCLTKDESKRPKYKELLKHQFILMYEERFVDVASYVCRILDQIPTSPMSPMYVD; encoded by the exons ATGGCGACTCCCTGTCCCAACAGCAACTcaacaagccccagcagcacagCAGGACCACAACACTttcacaccaagacacacaacCTGACCACAGTGAGCAGTAGCATGCAAG ATTCCACCACATGCTGGAGATGTCAAAATGAAACAG GGATTCAGATAAGCCTGTCTGGAGTGCCCCAAA GTAAACGTAAAGCCTTGAAGCTCAACTTCGCCAACCCGCCCGTGAAGCCTGCCACCCGgcttcccctccaccccccggcAGCGCCGTCCTTCCAGAACCCCCACAT AGAGCGCCTGCGGACGCACAGCATCGAGTCGTCGGGCAAGCTGAAGATCGCCGGGGAGCAGCACTGCGACTTCACGGCGGAGGACCTCGGGGACCTGGGGGAGATTGGCCGCGGGGCCTACGGCTCTGTCAACAAGATGGTGCACAAGCCCACCGGGCAGATCATGGCCGTCAAG AGGATCCGGTCCACGGTGGACGAGAAGGAACAGAAACAGCTGCTGATGGACCTGGACGTGGTGATGAGGAGCAGTGACTGTGTCTACATCGTCCAGTTCTACGGGGCGCTCTTCCGGGAG GGTGACTGTTGGATATGCATGGAGCTTATGTCTACCTCATTCGACAAATTCTACAAATATGTATATTGTGCTTTAGAGGACGTCATTCCGGAGGAAATCCTAGGCAAAATCACATTAGCA ACCGTTAAAGCACTGAACCACTTAAAAGAATACTTGAAAATAATCCACAGAG ACATCAAGCCCTCCAACATCCTCATGGACCGCGGGGGGAACATCAAGCTGTGCGACTTTGGCATCAGCGGGCAGCTGGTGGACTCCATAGCGAAGACCAGAGACGCGGGCTGCCGGCCCTACATGGCA CCCGAGAGGATCGACCCCAGTGCGTCCAGGCAGGGCTACGACGTGCGGTCCGATGTCTGGAGTTTGGGCATCACCCTG taTGAACTGGCCACCGGCAGGTTTCCCTACCCCAAGTGGAACAGCGTGTTCGACCAGCTCACACAGGTGGTGAAGGGCGAGCCCCCGCAGCTGAGCAGCTCGGACGAGAGGGAGTTCTCCCCCAAGTTCATCAACTTTGTTAACCTATG CCTTACAAAAGACGAGTCAAAAAGGCCGAAGTACAAGGAGCTCCTG aaACACCAGTTCATCCTGATGTACGAGGAGCGCTTCGTGGACGTCGCCAGCTACGTCTGCCGGATCCTGGATCAGATCCCCACCTCTCCCATGTCCCCCATGTACGTGGACTGA
- the map2k4b gene encoding dual specificity mitogen-activated protein kinase kinase 4b isoform X2: MATPCPNSNSTSPSSTAGPQHFHTKTHNLTTVSSSMQDSTTCWRCQNETGKRKALKLNFANPPVKPATRLPLHPPAAPSFQNPHIERLRTHSIESSGKLKIAGEQHCDFTAEDLGDLGEIGRGAYGSVNKMVHKPTGQIMAVKRIRSTVDEKEQKQLLMDLDVVMRSSDCVYIVQFYGALFREGDCWICMELMSTSFDKFYKYVYCALEDVIPEEILGKITLATVKALNHLKEYLKIIHRDIKPSNILMDRGGNIKLCDFGISGQLVDSIAKTRDAGCRPYMAPERIDPSASRQGYDVRSDVWSLGITLYELATGRFPYPKWNSVFDQLTQVVKGEPPQLSSSDEREFSPKFINFVNLCLTKDESKRPKYKELLKHQFILMYEERFVDVASYVCRILDQIPTSPMSPMYVD; encoded by the exons ATGGCGACTCCCTGTCCCAACAGCAACTcaacaagccccagcagcacagCAGGACCACAACACTttcacaccaagacacacaacCTGACCACAGTGAGCAGTAGCATGCAAG ATTCCACCACATGCTGGAGATGTCAAAATGAAACAG GTAAACGTAAAGCCTTGAAGCTCAACTTCGCCAACCCGCCCGTGAAGCCTGCCACCCGgcttcccctccaccccccggcAGCGCCGTCCTTCCAGAACCCCCACAT AGAGCGCCTGCGGACGCACAGCATCGAGTCGTCGGGCAAGCTGAAGATCGCCGGGGAGCAGCACTGCGACTTCACGGCGGAGGACCTCGGGGACCTGGGGGAGATTGGCCGCGGGGCCTACGGCTCTGTCAACAAGATGGTGCACAAGCCCACCGGGCAGATCATGGCCGTCAAG AGGATCCGGTCCACGGTGGACGAGAAGGAACAGAAACAGCTGCTGATGGACCTGGACGTGGTGATGAGGAGCAGTGACTGTGTCTACATCGTCCAGTTCTACGGGGCGCTCTTCCGGGAG GGTGACTGTTGGATATGCATGGAGCTTATGTCTACCTCATTCGACAAATTCTACAAATATGTATATTGTGCTTTAGAGGACGTCATTCCGGAGGAAATCCTAGGCAAAATCACATTAGCA ACCGTTAAAGCACTGAACCACTTAAAAGAATACTTGAAAATAATCCACAGAG ACATCAAGCCCTCCAACATCCTCATGGACCGCGGGGGGAACATCAAGCTGTGCGACTTTGGCATCAGCGGGCAGCTGGTGGACTCCATAGCGAAGACCAGAGACGCGGGCTGCCGGCCCTACATGGCA CCCGAGAGGATCGACCCCAGTGCGTCCAGGCAGGGCTACGACGTGCGGTCCGATGTCTGGAGTTTGGGCATCACCCTG taTGAACTGGCCACCGGCAGGTTTCCCTACCCCAAGTGGAACAGCGTGTTCGACCAGCTCACACAGGTGGTGAAGGGCGAGCCCCCGCAGCTGAGCAGCTCGGACGAGAGGGAGTTCTCCCCCAAGTTCATCAACTTTGTTAACCTATG CCTTACAAAAGACGAGTCAAAAAGGCCGAAGTACAAGGAGCTCCTG aaACACCAGTTCATCCTGATGTACGAGGAGCGCTTCGTGGACGTCGCCAGCTACGTCTGCCGGATCCTGGATCAGATCCCCACCTCTCCCATGTCCCCCATGTACGTGGACTGA